One Gemmatimonadota bacterium DNA segment encodes these proteins:
- the ppk1 gene encoding polyphosphate kinase 1, which translates to MTTSSKHRILTFAVPSAELLDRLASRPLDLGEKPRDSGVRRPPVRHFHREVYLDTADDALAARGVLVRVRTEADGRQELAVELGAAGSPAPESGPRVLRVRIRDGDAATLLAGVSAPARAVRALVDPLRLVPRLELHVDRRIRRLRRHWWSTGAIEVAYETVHARAGRLTAALRQLTLRGLTRERALLEALAGALQHEHPLEPVHAGLLPRLHALLAAAEVDALRGEIRGAREVAVVLYQNGRIALQSESGSLTLPVGPGTGEEACRAVLRQVVGTAQAQIRLLGRAPIGAGRPPLEVWLAHCFPAGSLDGGEGVVWRPVDELLALAGAGGLADARTLAALAVAGRSELGTAEPLYCFPREPGRSRVDSTSLEIAADSALPLSRNGGGSGHAGRARGEAGARRPRRLLDANLSQLAFNARVLALAADPSVPLLERLKFLGIFSSNQDELFMLHMAKSRARLARQGEPSSGGLRFAARANALEIRARELAARAYRLLHGTLLPELAAHGLALLRWPQLTDAERQHLAHYYHDVVQPLLSVVAVSPAQPFPHVPSRRLALAARLRERGGSAEHFAIITVPAALPALAPLPGGRRFVPIEEIICANIRDLWAGLELVDAYAFRVTRAADLNVDEDGATDLRAAVEDEVRKRPFGPVVRLEVEQAMPQPMQQLLLQEFRFERPGVVSTLSEGDVYRLDWPLDLARLRELAALPIPELRYPALVGNDPFAAAPSVLDALRQQDVLVRYPHDSFEATAERLLVEAAEDSAVLAIKLTVYRTGHRSRVLDALARASRSGKDVTVLMEVKARCDEERNLEWGRALEAAGVRVVYGRLGLKTHAKVALVVRREGAGVRRYGYIGTGNLNAATAAQYTDLGLFTADLAVGEDLSNLFHALTGLADHAAYRRLLVAPATLRPRMLERIEREAAHARTGRPARIRAKMNGLDDPEVIGALYRASQAGVDIELLVRGICTLRPGVPGLSDRIRVTSRLGRFLEHGRIFHFENGGRPEYYLGSADWRTRNLRQRIEVVVQVTDPAIQQRLDTVLTAELAEPGAWVLAPDGSYSRAPHSAAHAASAAPAVHATPAARATPALTLHPATRLTNHRLPEPAPSAA; encoded by the coding sequence ATGACAACCTCCTCGAAGCATCGGATACTGACGTTCGCCGTGCCCTCGGCCGAGCTGCTGGACCGGCTCGCCTCCCGGCCCCTTGACCTGGGAGAGAAGCCGCGGGACTCGGGCGTGCGCCGGCCTCCCGTCCGGCACTTCCACCGTGAGGTCTACCTCGACACTGCGGACGACGCGCTGGCCGCCCGGGGCGTGCTCGTGCGGGTCCGGACAGAGGCCGACGGGCGGCAGGAGCTGGCCGTCGAACTGGGCGCGGCCGGCTCTCCCGCCCCGGAGTCAGGGCCGCGGGTGCTGCGCGTCCGCATACGGGACGGCGATGCTGCCACGCTTCTGGCCGGCGTGTCCGCGCCGGCACGGGCGGTACGCGCGCTGGTCGACCCGCTGCGCCTCGTGCCGCGGCTCGAGCTGCACGTGGATCGGCGGATACGGCGGCTCCGCCGGCACTGGTGGTCGACTGGCGCCATCGAAGTGGCGTACGAAACCGTGCATGCCCGGGCGGGCAGGCTGACGGCAGCGCTGCGCCAGCTCACGCTGCGCGGCTTGACGCGGGAGCGTGCCCTGCTCGAGGCGCTGGCCGGGGCGCTGCAGCACGAGCATCCGCTCGAGCCCGTGCACGCCGGCCTGCTTCCCCGCCTGCACGCGCTCCTCGCCGCTGCCGAGGTCGACGCTCTCCGGGGCGAGATTCGCGGTGCACGCGAGGTCGCCGTGGTGCTGTATCAGAACGGCCGCATTGCGCTACAATCCGAGAGCGGCAGCCTCACCCTGCCGGTGGGACCGGGTACCGGGGAGGAGGCGTGCCGGGCGGTGCTGCGGCAGGTGGTGGGCACGGCACAGGCGCAGATCCGGCTGTTGGGCCGCGCGCCCATCGGCGCCGGCCGCCCGCCGCTCGAGGTGTGGCTGGCCCACTGCTTCCCCGCGGGCAGCCTGGATGGCGGCGAGGGCGTCGTGTGGCGTCCCGTGGACGAGTTGCTGGCGCTGGCGGGGGCCGGTGGCCTGGCGGATGCGCGCACGCTCGCCGCACTGGCGGTGGCCGGTCGCTCGGAGCTGGGGACGGCGGAGCCGCTGTACTGCTTCCCCCGCGAGCCTGGCCGCAGCCGCGTCGACTCGACGTCCCTCGAGATCGCGGCTGACTCCGCGCTGCCACTTTCGCGGAACGGCGGCGGATCCGGGCACGCGGGCCGCGCGCGCGGGGAAGCGGGCGCGCGCCGGCCACGGCGCCTGCTGGACGCCAACCTGAGCCAGCTCGCCTTCAACGCCAGGGTTCTGGCGCTGGCCGCGGACCCCAGCGTGCCGCTGCTCGAGCGCCTGAAGTTCCTGGGCATCTTCAGCTCGAACCAGGACGAGCTCTTCATGCTCCACATGGCCAAAAGCAGGGCGCGGCTGGCCCGCCAGGGCGAGCCGTCCTCCGGCGGGCTGCGCTTCGCCGCCCGGGCCAATGCCTTGGAGATCCGCGCCCGGGAGCTGGCCGCGCGAGCCTATCGCCTGCTGCATGGCACGCTGCTCCCCGAACTGGCCGCGCACGGCCTGGCGCTGCTGCGCTGGCCGCAGCTCACGGACGCCGAGCGGCAGCACCTGGCCCACTACTACCACGACGTCGTCCAGCCGCTGCTCAGCGTGGTAGCGGTCAGCCCGGCGCAGCCTTTCCCGCATGTGCCCAGCCGCCGCCTGGCGCTGGCGGCAAGGCTGCGCGAGCGCGGCGGCAGCGCAGAGCACTTCGCCATCATCACCGTTCCCGCGGCACTCCCCGCGCTGGCACCCTTGCCGGGCGGGCGCCGGTTCGTGCCCATCGAGGAGATCATTTGCGCGAATATCCGGGACTTGTGGGCGGGGCTGGAGCTGGTGGACGCTTATGCGTTCCGCGTCACTCGTGCCGCCGACCTGAACGTGGATGAGGATGGCGCCACGGACCTGCGCGCCGCGGTCGAGGACGAGGTGCGCAAGCGGCCCTTTGGGCCCGTGGTCCGCCTCGAGGTCGAGCAGGCCATGCCCCAGCCCATGCAGCAGTTGCTGCTCCAGGAGTTCCGCTTCGAGCGGCCAGGCGTGGTCAGTACGCTGAGCGAAGGCGATGTTTACCGGCTGGACTGGCCCCTGGACCTGGCTCGCTTGCGCGAACTCGCGGCCCTGCCGATCCCCGAGCTGCGCTATCCCGCCCTGGTGGGCAACGATCCTTTCGCGGCGGCTCCCTCCGTCCTTGATGCCCTGCGCCAGCAAGACGTCCTGGTACGCTACCCGCACGACTCGTTCGAGGCCACCGCAGAGCGGCTTCTGGTCGAAGCGGCGGAGGACTCCGCGGTCCTGGCCATCAAGCTCACGGTCTACCGCACCGGCCACCGCTCGCGTGTGCTGGATGCACTGGCCCGGGCGAGCCGCAGCGGCAAGGACGTGACAGTGTTGATGGAAGTGAAGGCGCGCTGCGACGAGGAGCGGAACCTCGAGTGGGGACGGGCGCTGGAGGCGGCTGGCGTACGCGTCGTCTATGGCCGTCTGGGACTGAAGACGCATGCCAAGGTCGCGCTGGTAGTGCGGCGCGAGGGCGCCGGCGTGCGCCGCTACGGCTACATCGGCACGGGCAACCTGAACGCGGCGACGGCGGCGCAGTACACGGATCTGGGGCTGTTCACGGCAGACCTCGCAGTGGGCGAGGACCTGAGCAACCTGTTCCACGCGCTGACGGGATTGGCGGACCACGCCGCCTACCGTCGCCTGCTCGTGGCGCCGGCCACCCTGCGGCCGCGCATGCTCGAGCGGATCGAGCGCGAGGCCGCGCACGCCCGCACCGGCCGGCCCGCCCGCATCCGCGCCAAGATGAACGGGCTGGATGATCCGGAAGTTATTGGCGCGCTGTACCGCGCCTCACAGGCGGGTGTGGACATCGAGCTGCTCGTGCGCGGCATCTGCACACTCAGGCCCGGCGTGCCCGGCCTCTCCGACCGCATCCGGGTGACCAGCCGCCTGGGCCGCTTCCTCGAGCACGGGCGCATCTTCCACTTCGAGAATGGCGGCCGGCCCGAGTACTACCTGGGCTCGGCGGACTGGCGCACGCGCAACCTGCGCCAGCGAATCGAGGTCGTCGTCCAGGTCACGGATCCCGCCATACAGCAGCGCCTGGACACGGTGCTCACCGCCGAACTGGCCGAGCCGGGCGCCTGGGTCCTGGCGCCGGACGGATCTTACTCCCGGGCCCCGCACAGCGCTGCCCACGCCGCCAGCGCTGCTCCTGCAGTTCACGCTACTCCCGCAGCCAGGGCGACTCCCGCGCTGACGCTCCACCCTGCCACCCGGCTCACGAACCATCGCCTCCCTGAGCCGGCGCCGAGCGCGGCATGA
- a CDS encoding type II toxin-antitoxin system VapC family toxin, with protein MLISELSATDVLVLDTHVWVWASGEAGGPGQMKVAALPVIEQAARSRRLFVSAASVWEIALKAGREQLLIAGDLRTWVRDQRRYPGVRILSVDSRLAVDCTQLPLWVRKRDGKPHRDPSDRFIVATARRLNGVLVTCDAEILEYSGQGHLKAYDAC; from the coding sequence ATGCTGATCTCTGAGTTGAGTGCCACAGATGTTCTGGTCTTGGACACCCACGTCTGGGTCTGGGCGAGCGGCGAGGCGGGTGGTCCAGGGCAGATGAAGGTCGCCGCTCTGCCCGTGATCGAGCAGGCGGCGCGCAGCCGACGCCTTTTCGTGTCCGCGGCGTCCGTTTGGGAGATCGCGCTGAAGGCGGGGCGCGAGCAATTGCTTATTGCCGGGGATCTGCGGACGTGGGTGCGCGATCAGCGACGCTATCCCGGCGTCCGCATCCTGTCTGTTGATTCTCGCCTGGCCGTTGACTGCACCCAGCTCCCCCTTTGGGTTCGGAAGCGCGACGGCAAGCCGCATCGCGATCCGAGCGATCGCTTTATCGTTGCCACAGCGCGACGTCTGAACGGCGTGCTTGTCACCTGCGATGCCGAGATCCTCGAGTATTCCGGGCAGGGGCATCTGAAGGCATACGACGCCTGCTAG
- a CDS encoding type II toxin-antitoxin system Phd/YefM family antitoxin: MSEQAWRAKAKKPSTARRKRRQIPAGEFKAVCLQLMDRVKETGEEIVITKRNRPVAKLVPITDADVQAFIGRSRGVITGTREALLAAVDADWEVDADL, encoded by the coding sequence ATGAGCGAGCAAGCGTGGCGAGCCAAGGCGAAGAAGCCGTCTACTGCCCGTCGTAAGCGGCGCCAGATCCCGGCGGGAGAGTTCAAGGCAGTGTGCCTGCAGTTGATGGATCGGGTGAAGGAGACGGGTGAGGAGATCGTGATCACGAAGCGGAACCGGCCGGTGGCGAAGCTGGTGCCGATCACGGATGCGGACGTGCAGGCGTTTATCGGCCGCTCGCGCGGCGTGATCACCGGCACGCGAGAGGCGCTGCTGGCCGCGGTGGACGCGGACTGGGAAGTGGATGCTGATCTCTGA